Proteins found in one Tamandua tetradactyla isolate mTamTet1 chromosome 1, mTamTet1.pri, whole genome shotgun sequence genomic segment:
- the ZYX gene encoding zyxin encodes MAAPRPPPAISVSVSVSAPAFYAPQKKFAPVVAPKPKVNPFRPGDSELASATGAQRAQMGRVGEIPLPPPEDFPLPPPPPLGEGDDTEGALGGAFPPPPPPIEDPFPPAPLEEEIFPSPPPPLEEEGGTEAPLPLPPQPREKVSSIDLEIDSLSSLLDDMTRNDPFKARVSSGYVPPPVATPLISKSSTKPVTGGTAPLPPWKQVPSNSQPQPQAQALPQSQTQFHIQPQAKPQVQFHVQSQPQPVSLANTQPRSAPASSSSAPTPKFSPVTPKFTPVASKFSPGAPGGPGSQPNQKLGSPEAPTSAATGSPQPPSFTYAQQREKPRVQEKQHPMPSPAQNQVRSPGAPGPLTLKEVEELEQLTQQLMQDMEHPQRQNVAVNESCGRCHQPLARAQPAVRALGQLFHIACFTCHQCEQQLQGQQFYSLEGAPYCEGCYTDTLEKCNTCGQPITERMLRATGKAYHPQCFTCVVCACPLEGTSFIVDQANRPHCVPDYHKQYAPRCSVCAEPIMPEPGRDETVRVVALDKNFHMKCYKCEDCGKPLSIEADDNGCFPLDGHVLCRKCHTARAQT; translated from the exons ATGGCGGCCCCCCGTCCGCCTCCTGcgatctctgtctctgtctcggTCTCGGCTCCGGCATTTTACGCTCCTCAGAAGAAGTTCGCCCCAGTGGTGGCTCCAAAGCCCAAAGTGAATCCTTTCCGGCCTGGGGACAGCGAGCTCGCCTCGGCGACTGGGGCTCAGCGTGCACAAATGGGCCGGGTGGGCGAGATCCCCCTTCCGCCCCCGGAAG ATTTTCCTTTACCTCCTCCTCCCCCCCTTGGGGAGGGTGACGACACGGAAGGTGCTCTGGGAGGCGCCTTCCCACCCCCCCCTCCACCGATTGAAGACCCGTTTCCCCCTGCGCCCCTGGAAGAGGAGATCTTCCCTTCCCCGCCGCCTCctttggaggaggagggaggaactgaggcccccttacccctcccaccaCAG CCCAGGGAGAAGGTGAGCAGTATTGACCTGGAGATCGACTCTCTCTCCTCGTTGCTGGACGACATGACCAGAAATGATCCCTTCAAAGCCCGG GTGTCTTCTGGATATGTACCCCCACCCGTTGCCACCCCATTAATTTCCAAGTCCAGTACTAAGCCCGTAACTGGGGGCACAGCACCCTTACCTCCTTGGAAGCAAGTCCCTTCTAACTCCCAACCTCAACCTCAGGCTCAGGCCCTGCCTCAGAGCCAGACACAGTTCCATATCCAGCCCCAGGCCAAGCCTCAGGTCCAGTTCCATGTCCAGTCCCAGCCTCAGCCTGTGTCTTTGGCTAATACACAGCCCCGAAGTGCCCCGGCATCATCATCTTCAGCTCCAACCCCTAAGTTTTCTCCCGTGACTCCCAAGTTTACTCCTGTGGCCTCAAAGTTCAGCCCTGGAGCCCCAGGTGGACCTGGGTCACAGCCCAATCAGAAGCTGGGGTCCCCTGAAGCTCCTACTTCTGCTGCCACAGGCTCCCCTCAACCCCCCAGTTTCACATATGCTCAACAGAGGGAGAAGCCTCGAGTACAGGAGAAGCAGCACCCAATGCCCTCACCAGCTCAAAACCAG GTCCGCTCCCCTGGGGCCCCAGGACCTCTGACTCTGAAGGAGGTGGAAGAGCTGGAGCAGCTGACCCAGCAGCTGATGCAGGACATGGAGCATCCTCAGAGGCAGAACGTGGCCGTCAATG AGTCCTGTGGCCGGTGCCACCAGCCTCTGGCCCGTGCCCAGCCTGCAGTTCGTGCGCTGGGGCAGCTGTTCCACATCGCATGCTTTACCTGCCACCAGTGTGAGCAGCAGCTTCAAGGACAGCAGTTCTACAGCCTGGAGGGAGCCCCATATTGTGAGGGCTGCTATACT GACACCCTGGAGAAGTGCAACACCTGTGGGCAGCCCATCACCGAACGGATGCTGAGGGCCACAGGCAAAGCCTACCACCCACAGTGCTTCACCTGTGTGGTCTGTGCCTGCCCCCTGGAGGGTACCTCCTTCATTGTGGACCAGGCCAACCGGCCCCATTGCGTCCCTGACTACCACAA GCAGTATGCCCCGAGGTGCTCTGTCTGCGCAGAGCCCATCATGCCTGAGCCTGGCCGTGATGAGACCGTGCGAGTGGTGGCTCTGGACAAGAACTTCCACATGAAGTGTTACAAGTGTGAG gATTGTGGGAAGCCCCTGTCGATTGAGGCTGATGACAATGGCTGCTTCCCCCTG